In the genome of Xanthomonas translucens pv. cerealis, one region contains:
- a CDS encoding HipA domain-containing protein has protein sequence MQHCSTTAASLKFSGRVGTPAAQRWADLLHCEQLAGQVMRAQGLAAAESEIVEADGRVFLQSTRFDRTPDLGRRGFVSLAALDAAYYAHGRIDWWLFSPQLQRDGWLDRDDARRLGVYGWFGALIGNNDMPLGNAGMMLADMRPLALAPAYDMLPMTFRPAVSGEVVERVYTPALPTPDYQDDWRVAASMALEFCKRVAQADAIPAGFRSLALAALQQLGWAVQGIG, from the coding sequence CTGCAACATTGCAGCACGACGGCCGCTTCCCTCAAGTTCAGCGGGCGCGTCGGCACGCCTGCTGCGCAGCGATGGGCGGATCTGCTGCATTGCGAACAGCTTGCCGGGCAGGTGATGCGCGCGCAGGGCCTGGCCGCCGCCGAGAGCGAAATCGTCGAAGCCGACGGCCGCGTGTTCCTGCAATCCACGCGCTTTGACCGCACGCCGGATCTGGGGCGTCGCGGATTCGTCTCGTTGGCGGCACTGGACGCGGCCTACTACGCGCATGGTCGCATCGACTGGTGGCTGTTTTCCCCGCAATTACAGCGCGACGGTTGGCTCGATCGCGACGATGCGCGGCGGCTCGGCGTGTATGGCTGGTTCGGCGCGCTGATCGGCAATAACGACATGCCTCTGGGCAATGCGGGCATGATGCTCGCCGATATGCGTCCGCTTGCGCTGGCGCCGGCATACGACATGCTGCCGATGACGTTTCGTCCCGCTGTGAGCGGCGAGGTGGTGGAGCGCGTCTACACGCCCGCCTTGCCCACGCCGGACTACCAGGACGACTGGCGTGTCGCTGCGAGCATGGCGCTGGAGTTCTGCAAGCGCGTGGCGCAGGCAGATGCCATTCCCGCAGGCTTCCGCAGCCTGGCGCTGGCCGCACTGCAGCAGCTCGGCTGGGCCGTGCAAGGCATCGGTTGA
- a CDS encoding polymorphic toxin type 15 domain-containing protein, whose product MGEPIDIKPQGAVRLLPSGDTLQIVRQPDGVLAQVWSGGDGQGDLLAQSTLSYDEYDNLRDKQPKLKLPNLRPPEKEAPPGNTIGQVVGPTAPTAVPATAANPPVQAETESEKGFWASASGWVHGGLDVLGFIPGLGAIPDLLNAGIYGLEGDKINAGISAVAAIPAFGDAVKGGSLIYKGGKQVVKEGAEEVTEQAAKEAAEELAEREAAKVAAKKAEKEAAEKEAKDGGKFPGKKKTEVPCFNPRSKRFRKMTPEQQRKYLQDYTKQLRRQQDAINELTASEYKAARDAFKKFGRNPSADAAQSNFRKDYASEIQESIYASSLERMGARQARAEAKARTEAIMGKLAALHEPDMVAGGWASPDPKAMGSTGANSALGGSWPQGGRVDAMDQAADDAIKRGEGDTKMNVELKPCPPGRKR is encoded by the coding sequence ATGGGAGAGCCCATCGACATCAAGCCCCAGGGTGCGGTTAGGCTGCTCCCTAGTGGCGATACTTTGCAGATTGTTCGCCAGCCTGACGGGGTCTTGGCACAGGTGTGGTCGGGTGGCGACGGACAGGGCGATCTGCTCGCGCAGTCCACGCTGAGCTACGACGAGTATGACAACCTTCGTGACAAACAACCGAAATTAAAGCTGCCCAACCTCAGACCGCCGGAGAAGGAGGCGCCGCCGGGCAATACTATCGGCCAAGTCGTCGGGCCGACCGCGCCAACGGCAGTGCCCGCAACCGCGGCTAACCCACCCGTACAGGCGGAGACCGAGTCAGAGAAGGGTTTTTGGGCCAGCGCCAGCGGCTGGGTCCACGGCGGCTTGGACGTCCTGGGCTTCATCCCCGGCCTAGGGGCAATTCCGGACCTGCTCAACGCCGGCATCTATGGGCTGGAAGGCGATAAGATCAACGCCGGCATTTCTGCGGTGGCGGCGATTCCAGCCTTTGGTGATGCAGTCAAGGGCGGTTCGCTGATCTACAAGGGCGGCAAGCAGGTAGTGAAGGAAGGCGCTGAGGAGGTCACCGAGCAGGCTGCGAAAGAGGCTGCCGAGGAACTGGCCGAGCGCGAGGCGGCAAAGGTCGCTGCCAAGAAAGCCGAAAAGGAAGCGGCCGAGAAGGAGGCCAAGGACGGCGGAAAATTTCCGGGTAAAAAGAAAACTGAAGTGCCGTGCTTCAATCCCCGTAGCAAGCGTTTCCGCAAGATGACCCCGGAGCAACAGCGGAAGTATCTTCAGGACTACACTAAGCAACTGCGCAGGCAACAAGACGCAATCAACGAACTGACGGCGTCGGAATATAAAGCAGCACGTGATGCCTTTAAGAAATTTGGAAGGAATCCTAGTGCAGACGCAGCTCAGAGTAACTTTAGGAAAGATTACGCCAGCGAAATTCAAGAAAGCATCTACGCTAGCTCACTTGAGCGAATGGGCGCTCGCCAGGCTCGTGCAGAGGCTAAAGCAAGAACGGAAGCGATTATGGGAAAGCTAGCTGCCTTGCACGAACCGGACATGGTTGCCGGTGGGTGGGCCTCGCCGGACCCAAAAGCTATGGGTAGCACAGGTGCAAATTCGGCCCTCGGCGGTAGCTGGCCACAGGGAGGTCGGGTTGACGCCATGGATCAGGCTGCGGATGATGCGATCAAGCGAGGCGAAGGCGATACGAAGATGAATGTGGAGTTGAAGCCATGCCCCCCTGGCAGGAAAAGGTAG
- a CDS encoding beta-galactosidase, with amino-acid sequence MSSPSWFPQRAIALVCAALFALSAALPDARAQATRYADAAPLLLGVAWYPEQWPEAQWERDLALMQAAHVRVVRIGEFAWSRMEPREGQYDFGWLDRAIAAAARHRIVVVLGTPTAAPPAWLTQAYPDTLRVGQDGVRDEHGNRQQFSFASARYRRFANAIAEQMAQRYGRNRHVVGWQLDNEYAQASFDPEAKAQFHAWLQRKYGSIEALNRRWATAYWSQTYNDFAQIPVREDEENPALLLEWKRFVSDTWADYSRNQIAAIRPHADPRQFITTNTMGWFAGFDAYTVHDVLDIAAWDDYVAGERYDWVDNAARHDLTRGYKQRNYWVMETQPGFVNWRATNVALRKGQVRAMAWQAVAHGADAVSYWQWRAAPNGQEEYHGTLVGADGEPVPVYAEIQQVGAEFAKAGAALAGTTPHADVALINDFDSRWALGFQKHSADFDPVVQMKSFYRPLRQQAQVVDVVSALAPLGGYKLVVAPSLNVLSEAQAQRLKAYVERGGHLVLGPRSAMKNADNGLQPQRQPGPLAELLGGRVQQFYALDRPIPVAGAAGEGSAKIWAEQLQARAAQTEVPLRYGQANGWLDGAPAVLTRRVGKGRISYVGAWLDDATLDRLTGDWLRDAQVRAPLADVPQDVEVGVRSDGRRRVLVLINHGSDAQQVRLPAPMRSLLGAGAASDVVQLAPEDVAVLDDRR; translated from the coding sequence ATGTCATCGCCTTCCTGGTTCCCGCAGCGCGCGATCGCGCTGGTGTGCGCTGCCTTGTTCGCCCTGAGCGCCGCGTTGCCCGATGCCCGCGCGCAGGCCACCCGCTACGCCGACGCTGCGCCGTTGCTGCTGGGCGTGGCCTGGTATCCGGAGCAGTGGCCGGAGGCGCAATGGGAGCGCGACTTGGCGCTGATGCAGGCGGCGCACGTGCGCGTGGTGCGGATTGGCGAGTTTGCGTGGAGCCGCATGGAGCCGCGCGAGGGCCAATACGACTTCGGGTGGCTGGACCGCGCCATCGCCGCGGCGGCGCGCCACCGCATCGTGGTGGTGCTCGGCACGCCGACCGCGGCGCCGCCGGCGTGGCTGACCCAGGCCTATCCGGACACGCTGCGCGTCGGCCAGGACGGCGTGCGCGACGAGCACGGCAACCGCCAGCAGTTTTCCTTCGCCAGTGCGCGCTACCGCCGTTTCGCCAATGCCATCGCCGAACAGATGGCGCAGCGCTATGGGCGCAATCGGCATGTGGTCGGCTGGCAACTGGACAACGAATACGCACAGGCCTCGTTCGATCCGGAAGCCAAGGCGCAGTTCCATGCCTGGCTGCAGCGCAAGTACGGCAGCATCGAGGCATTGAACCGGCGCTGGGCGACCGCGTACTGGAGCCAGACCTACAACGACTTCGCGCAGATCCCGGTGCGCGAGGACGAGGAGAATCCGGCGTTGCTGCTGGAGTGGAAGCGCTTCGTCAGCGATACCTGGGCCGACTATTCGCGCAACCAGATCGCGGCCATCCGCCCGCACGCCGATCCGCGCCAGTTCATCACCACCAACACCATGGGCTGGTTCGCCGGCTTCGACGCCTACACCGTGCACGACGTGCTCGACATCGCCGCGTGGGACGACTACGTTGCCGGCGAACGCTACGACTGGGTGGACAACGCGGCGCGGCACGACCTCACCCGCGGCTACAAGCAGCGCAACTATTGGGTGATGGAAACCCAGCCGGGCTTCGTCAACTGGCGCGCGACCAACGTGGCGCTGCGCAAGGGCCAGGTGCGGGCGATGGCCTGGCAGGCGGTGGCGCACGGCGCCGATGCGGTCTCTTACTGGCAGTGGCGCGCCGCGCCGAACGGGCAGGAGGAATACCACGGCACCCTGGTCGGCGCCGATGGCGAGCCGGTGCCGGTGTATGCGGAGATCCAGCAGGTCGGCGCGGAGTTCGCCAAGGCCGGCGCGGCGCTGGCGGGCACCACGCCGCACGCGGACGTGGCGTTGATCAACGATTTCGACAGCCGCTGGGCACTGGGTTTCCAGAAGCATTCGGCCGACTTCGACCCGGTCGTGCAGATGAAGTCGTTCTACCGGCCGCTGCGGCAGCAGGCGCAGGTGGTCGATGTGGTCTCGGCGCTGGCGCCGCTGGGTGGTTACAAGCTGGTGGTCGCGCCGTCGCTCAACGTGCTCAGCGAGGCGCAGGCGCAGCGGCTGAAGGCCTATGTCGAACGCGGCGGGCATCTGGTACTGGGCCCGCGCAGCGCGATGAAGAACGCCGACAACGGTTTGCAGCCGCAGCGCCAGCCCGGCCCGCTGGCTGAGCTGCTGGGCGGCCGCGTGCAGCAGTTCTATGCGTTGGACAGGCCGATCCCGGTTGCCGGTGCGGCCGGCGAGGGCAGTGCGAAGATCTGGGCCGAGCAGCTGCAGGCGCGCGCGGCGCAGACCGAGGTGCCGTTGCGCTACGGCCAGGCCAACGGCTGGCTGGACGGCGCGCCGGCGGTGCTGACCCGGCGGGTCGGCAAGGGCCGCATCAGCTATGTCGGCGCCTGGCTGGACGATGCCACGCTCGATCGCCTCACCGGCGACTGGCTGCGCGATGCGCAGGTGCGCGCACCGTTGGCGGACGTGCCGCAGGACGTGGAGGTCGGCGTGCGCAGCGATGGCCGCCGCCGCGTGCTGGTGCTGATCAACCACGGCAGCGATGCGCAGCAGGTGCGCCTGCCGGCGCCGATGCGCTCGCTGCTGGGCGCGGGGGCGGCCAGCGATGTGGTGCAGCTGGCGCCGGAGGACGTGGCGGTGCTGGACGATCGTCGCTGA
- a CDS encoding GAD-like domain-containing protein, with amino-acid sequence MRGEDFEIFIEEFGEPTLRRDVPEEALRKWAGKLPGRLLEYWQLEGWSQYADGLFWIVDPDEFEGVTTDWLSGTPLVNIDKFHTIARSAFGSLYLCGETTGRNITINCSIHGIAAVPRELKPKTPVQLDKSIRAFFGSSSPDRFDLDDEQGKPLFRRALSNLGPLEQDEVYGFEPAIASGGRLILENLKRMKAEQHLTILRQLAAPRIPFLNENIDKIS; translated from the coding sequence ATGAGAGGCGAGGACTTTGAAATTTTTATCGAAGAGTTTGGGGAGCCGACCCTTCGTAGGGATGTGCCCGAGGAGGCGCTCAGGAAATGGGCTGGTAAGCTTCCTGGTAGACTTCTTGAGTACTGGCAATTGGAGGGCTGGAGCCAATACGCCGACGGGTTGTTTTGGATTGTCGACCCGGATGAATTTGAGGGTGTAACCACGGACTGGCTTAGCGGAACCCCTTTAGTCAATATCGACAAATTTCACACAATTGCCCGTTCGGCTTTTGGCAGCTTGTATCTGTGCGGAGAGACGACTGGACGCAATATCACAATAAACTGCTCAATACACGGGATCGCCGCGGTTCCGCGCGAACTGAAGCCCAAAACCCCAGTCCAACTTGATAAATCGATCCGGGCCTTCTTTGGATCCAGTTCGCCAGATAGATTTGATCTCGATGACGAACAGGGAAAGCCTCTATTTAGGCGGGCCTTAAGCAACCTCGGACCGCTTGAGCAGGACGAAGTGTATGGCTTCGAACCTGCCATAGCTTCCGGCGGTCGGTTGATTCTTGAAAATCTCAAGAGGATGAAGGCCGAGCAACACCTAACCATTCTGAGACAGCTTGCGGCACCACGCATCCCTTTCCTCAATGAGAACATCGATAAGATTTCGTGA
- a CDS encoding DUF2076 family protein, translating into MTPQEQQLLEDFLARVRSAGGAAIDPQADALIRERLAGQPDAAYLLVQRALLLEHALESAKAQIAQLQQAAPPPPPATSFLGQGFNAGPPPLPPAPAPQAAPGWRERLFGGGNGMPEQAPVAAPAARGPSFLGTAATTAAGVAGGMFLFEGVESLLGGHHGGFLGGGSSPPTVVENVTNNYYDEAPLQDAGQDFADDSGLDGDNWT; encoded by the coding sequence ATGACCCCGCAAGAACAACAGCTACTCGAAGATTTCCTGGCCCGCGTGCGCAGTGCCGGCGGCGCGGCGATCGATCCGCAGGCCGACGCGCTGATCCGCGAACGCCTGGCCGGTCAACCCGATGCGGCCTATCTGCTGGTGCAGCGGGCCTTGCTGCTCGAACATGCGCTGGAGAGCGCCAAGGCGCAGATCGCGCAATTGCAGCAGGCCGCGCCGCCACCGCCGCCAGCCACCAGTTTTCTGGGCCAGGGATTCAATGCAGGACCGCCGCCGTTGCCGCCGGCGCCCGCGCCGCAGGCCGCGCCGGGTTGGCGTGAGCGCCTGTTCGGCGGCGGCAACGGCATGCCGGAGCAGGCGCCGGTCGCGGCACCGGCCGCGCGCGGGCCGAGTTTCCTCGGCACCGCGGCCACCACAGCCGCGGGTGTGGCCGGTGGCATGTTCCTGTTCGAAGGCGTGGAGAGCCTGCTTGGCGGTCACCACGGCGGGTTCCTGGGCGGCGGGTCGTCGCCGCCCACCGTGGTCGAGAACGTCACCAACAATTATTACGACGAGGCGCCGCTGCAGGACGCCGGCCAGGACTTTGCGGACGACAGCGGCCTGGATGGCGACAACTGGACCTAG
- a CDS encoding glycoside hydrolase family 30 protein: protein MTTAILSTAPALAQNVTVTPSQTYQTIQGFGGMNGAGWIADLTPAQVDLAFGSDNGQIGLSIMRMRIAPSSSDWDVQVPAAVRARAHGAVLLATPWSPPAYMKSNNSLNNGGKLLPQYYGAYAKHLLDFASYMSGKGAPLYALSMQNEPDWHPGYESAEWNASDFANFLSAQGGGFGNLKVLAGESLNFNATLNDAFLNSSGSQHVDIIGGHLYGATPKDDPLARSKGKSLWMTEHYTDNTDGNAWPSALGVASELHKSMAANYSAYIWWYIRRSYGLITEGGTVSKRGYAMAQYARFVRPGAKRIDATAAPYSDVAVTAYKRADNKIVLVAVNTGTQYRELKVTLPSGSAASFTKYSTSASVNVGYGGRYQISNGRTAFYVDPQSVATFISN, encoded by the coding sequence ATGACCACAGCAATCCTTTCCACTGCGCCCGCCCTGGCGCAGAACGTCACCGTCACCCCAAGCCAGACCTATCAGACCATCCAGGGATTCGGCGGCATGAACGGCGCCGGCTGGATCGCCGACCTCACGCCAGCCCAGGTCGATCTGGCCTTCGGCAGCGACAATGGCCAGATCGGCCTGTCGATCATGCGCATGCGCATCGCACCTTCTAGCTCCGACTGGGACGTGCAGGTCCCGGCCGCGGTGCGCGCACGCGCGCATGGCGCGGTATTGCTGGCCACGCCATGGTCGCCGCCTGCGTACATGAAGTCGAACAACAGCCTCAACAACGGCGGCAAGCTGCTGCCGCAGTATTACGGCGCCTACGCCAAGCACCTGCTGGATTTCGCCAGCTACATGTCGGGCAAGGGCGCGCCGCTGTATGCGCTGTCCATGCAGAACGAGCCGGACTGGCACCCGGGCTACGAGTCGGCAGAATGGAACGCCAGCGACTTCGCCAACTTCCTCAGCGCCCAGGGCGGTGGATTCGGCAACCTGAAAGTGCTCGCCGGCGAGTCGTTGAACTTCAATGCCACCCTGAACGATGCCTTCCTCAACAGCAGCGGCAGCCAGCACGTGGACATCATCGGCGGGCATCTGTACGGGGCGACGCCGAAGGACGATCCTCTGGCACGCAGCAAGGGCAAGTCTCTGTGGATGACCGAGCACTACACCGACAACACCGACGGTAACGCCTGGCCGTCCGCGCTCGGCGTGGCGAGCGAGCTGCACAAGAGCATGGCAGCCAACTACAGCGCCTACATCTGGTGGTACATCCGGCGCAGCTACGGCCTGATCACCGAGGGCGGCACAGTCAGCAAGCGCGGCTACGCGATGGCGCAATACGCGCGCTTCGTGCGCCCCGGCGCCAAACGGATCGACGCCACCGCCGCGCCGTACAGCGATGTCGCGGTCACCGCCTACAAGCGCGCCGACAACAAGATCGTGCTGGTCGCGGTCAATACAGGCACCCAGTACCGCGAACTGAAGGTCACCCTGCCCAGCGGCAGCGCGGCCAGCTTCACCAAGTACAGTACCTCGGCCAGCGTCAATGTCGGCTATGGCGGCAGGTACCAGATCAGCAACGGCCGGACCGCGTTCTATGTAGATCCGCAGAGCGTGGCGACGTTCATCAGCAACTGA
- a CDS encoding GAD-like domain-containing protein, which translates to MRDEDFEVLIDEFGEAFHHEAVAQDAIDCWVGRVPNYLLQQWSAEGWNGYAKGLFWLVNPGDYEEIAEAWLADTPLPKVDVFHVIARSAFGDLYLCGERTGSSVSVSPALNMIFATPKGLKPKNEKQKDISVKSLLLSSKKDFDFKDQNDEPLFSRAAAKLGELAPDEVYGFEPALVAGGKAHIDSLRRMKLDPHLTILRQFASPQSASESLDIDKVLDA; encoded by the coding sequence GTGAGAGACGAGGATTTTGAAGTTTTAATCGACGAGTTCGGCGAGGCGTTTCATCATGAAGCTGTCGCACAAGACGCTATCGACTGCTGGGTCGGCAGGGTGCCGAACTATCTCTTGCAGCAGTGGAGCGCTGAAGGGTGGAACGGATATGCCAAGGGGCTTTTTTGGCTCGTGAACCCCGGCGATTATGAGGAGATTGCAGAGGCGTGGCTGGCCGATACGCCCTTGCCAAAAGTCGACGTCTTCCATGTGATTGCGCGGTCGGCCTTCGGCGATCTGTACCTTTGCGGGGAGCGTACAGGGAGCAGCGTTTCGGTATCCCCAGCCCTCAATATGATCTTCGCAACACCAAAAGGCCTCAAGCCGAAGAATGAAAAACAGAAGGACATTTCGGTCAAGAGCTTGTTGCTTAGTAGCAAAAAGGATTTCGACTTTAAAGATCAGAATGACGAGCCGTTGTTCTCGCGGGCGGCTGCGAAGCTTGGGGAACTCGCACCTGATGAAGTATATGGATTCGAGCCTGCGCTCGTGGCCGGTGGCAAAGCCCACATTGACTCGTTGCGAAGGATGAAGCTGGATCCGCATTTGACGATACTTCGTCAGTTCGCCTCTCCCCAGTCTGCCTCTGAAAGCCTCGACATCGATAAGGTACTGGATGCCTAG